In the genome of Papaver somniferum cultivar HN1 unplaced genomic scaffold, ASM357369v1 unplaced-scaffold_67, whole genome shotgun sequence, one region contains:
- the LOC113343807 gene encoding uncharacterized protein LOC113343807 isoform X1 produces the protein MQYSRSDHFNRLRNYHRLANRVLVNHPSHPMAGEAERLAAEAEAARIAAEAAANADAPRTLGDYLQPERTSTPSCIVLPANAGNVSIKYGQMQALPKFHGLDSESPYIHLKEFDEVCTTMPFVAATQDVVKLKLFPFSLKEKAKTWLHSLRPNTIRTWNEMTREFMKKFFPIHKTITLRKNIMNFSQNEHESSGMRQFVEMMCNGQFLNKSPDDAWSYFDSLAENAQNWDTSGTADRNKSKPLASSRPGMYVLSEEDDLNAKIASLHRKVDAIQKPNVVKVADSVEHACGICESLEHYTKDCPTIPAFQEVLHDQANAMNTYKRPFSSPYSETYNPNWRNHPNFSWRNGPTMNDVNVPQGSSSSNPYVPPYKNNLEDTLQTFMQGQTQINQNVMKTLDELKTSIVRIESRLNVREKGTLPAQTQPNPKGTFEVKNSNLEQANVVTTLRSGKVIETPMKVNEPEKSLELKSSNDHSDTQNEHSEIDRKMHAPFPHRLLSTKQLADNKDILDVFQQVKINIPLLSVIKQVPAYAEFLKDLCTVKRKHNVQKKAFLTEQVSSILQHNTPPKYKDPGCTTISCIIGDFMIKQALLDLGASVNLLPFSVYEQLGLGELKSTSVTLQLADRSVKVPRGVVENVLIQIDRFYYPVDFIVMDTQPVANASKEIPVILGRPFLATANALINCRTGIMNLSFGNMTVELNIFDACKDPGGRDDTHEVNMIETCVQEKASHLEAKVPLEACLPNLLDFDEDGYIEEVNSSLNSSLLLDMDKWQSRFESFQISETEPLSPSVEFPKPDLNPFTSELNFDVLGQNEDVQVFIPSELNERHKTMHSHVVRKHISAPEWSIADMKGLDPSICAHRKSQLNELHEIRNEGDTDCKCKIIFFLDKRAIREIVEPVLCYNSGLHLFSDKLKSRWKDPFIVKNEFRDGTVDIQNPNDSNIFKVLCSF, from the coding sequence ATGCAATATTCTAGGTCTGATCATTTTAATCGACTGCGTAACTATCACCGTTTAGCTAATAGGGTATTAGTGAATCACCCTAGTCATCCAATGGCAGGTGAAGCTGAGAGATTAGCGGCTGAGGCTGAAGCTGCTAGAATAGCTGCTGAGGCCGCAGCCAATGCTGATGCACCTAGAACCCTTGGGGATTATTTGCAGCCGGAAAGGACTTCTACACCTTCTTGTATAGTTCTTCCGGCTAATGCTGGCAATGTGTCGATTAAGTATGGGCAGATGCAAGCACTGCCTAAGTTTCATGGATTGGACTCCGAGAGTCCATACATACATTTGAAAGAATTTGATGAGGTCTGTACTACTATGCCTTTTGTTGCTGCAACTCAAGATGTTGTAAAACTGAAATTGTTTCCATTTTCTCTCAAGGAGAAAGCTAAGACTTGGCTGCATTCTTTGCGACCAAATACCATTAGGACATGGAATGAAATGACTAGAGAGTTTATGAAAAAGTTTTTTCCTATTCATAAAACCATCACTCTTCGCAAAAAtattatgaatttttctcaaaatgAACATGAGTCTTCTGGTATGCGTCAGTTTGTTGAAATGATGTGTAATGGGCAATTTCTGAATAAGTCACCTGATGATGCTTGGAGTTATTTCGATTCGCTAGCTGAAAATGCCCAAAATTGGGACACTTCAGGCACAGCGGATAGAAATAAGTCCAAACCCTTGGCTAGCTCTAGGCCTGGAATGTATGTGCTGAGTGAGGAAGATGATTTGAATGCTAAAATTGCTAGCTTGCATAGGAAAGTTGATGCTATTCAGAAACCAAATGTAGTTAAGGTAGCTGACTCGGTAGAACATGCTTGTGGTATTTGCGAAAGTCTGGAACACTACACTAAGGATTGTCCTACGATCCCAGCATTTCAAGAAGTGTTACATGACCAAGCAAATGCCATGAATACATACAAAAGACCTTTTAGCTCACCTTATTCAGAAACATATAATCCTAATTGGCGAAATCACCCTAATTTCAGTTGGAGAAATGGTCCTACTATGAATGATGTTAATGTTCCCCAGGGGTCTTCATCTAGTAACCCTTATGTGCCACCTTATAAGAATAATCTTGAGGATACTTTACAAACTTTTATGCAGGGACAGACACAGATAAATCAGAATGTTATGAAGACTTTAGATGAGCTGAAAACTAGCATAGTTAGAATTGAATCACGTCTTAATGTTAGGGAGAAAGGGACATTGCCTGCCCAAACTCAACCTAACCCCAAAGGCACATTTGAAGTTAAAAATTCTAACTTGGAGCAAGCTAATGTTGTCACCACTCTTAGAAGTGGTAAGGTGATTGAGACTCCGATGAAGGTGAACGAACCTGAGAAGTCTCTGGAGCTTAAGAGTAGTAATGACCACAGTGATACTCAAAATGAACATTCTGAAATTGATAGAAAGATGCATGCTCCATTTCCTCATCGTTTATTGTCTACTAAACAGTTGGCTGATAATAAGGATATCCTTGATGTTTTTCAGCAGGTGAAGATCAACATACCTCTCTTGAGCGTGATTAAGCAAGTTCCAGCTTACGCCGAGTTCTTGAAGGATCTCTGCACGGTCAAGAGGAAGCACAATGTGCAGAAGAAGGCATTTCTCACGGAACAGGTAAGTTCTATTCTTCAACACAACACTCCTCCCAAATATAAAGATCCGGGATGCACTACTATTTCTTGTATAATAGGGGATTTCATGATCAAACAAGCACTTCTGGATTTGGGAGCTAGTGTAAACCTCCTACCTTTCTCGGTTTATGAGCAGTTGGGTTTAGGTGAATTAAAATCCACCTCAGTCACTCTACAACTTGCGGACAGATCCGTTAAAGTACCGAGAGGGGTAGTTGAGAATGTGCTAATTCAAATCGATAGATTTTACTATCCGGTGGATTTTATCGTTATGGATACTCAACCTGTAGCTAATGCTAGTAAAGAAATACCTGTCATCTTAGGTCGTCCTTTTCTTGCAACTGCAAATGCCttgattaattgtcgaactggaatAATGAACCTTTCATTTGGAAATATGACTGTTGAGTTGAACATATTTGATGCATGTAAAGATCCAGGTGGTAGAGATGATActcatgaagttaatatgattgaaacaTGTGTGCAGGAAAAAGCATCTCATCTAGAAGCAAAAGTTCCTTTAGAAGCTTGTCTTCCTAATCTGTTGGATTTCGATGAGGATGGATACATTGAAGAAGTTAATTCTTCACTGAATTCATCCCTGTTGCTGGATATGGATAAGTGGCAGTCTAGATTTGAGTCATTTCAAATCAGTGAGACCGAGCCATTGTCTCCATCTGTGGAATTCCCAAAGCCCGACCTTAATCCCTTTACTagtgaattgaattttgatgttttAGGCCAAAATGAAGATGTTCAAGTTTTCATACCATCTGAACTTAATGAGAGACATAAGACAATGCATTCACATGTTGTTAGGAAGCATATAAGTGCCCCAGAATGGAGTATTGCAGACATGAAAGGACTTGATCCTAGTATTTGCGCACATAGGAAGTCACAGCTCAATGAGCTTCATGAGATAAGAAATGAGGGTGATACAGATTGCAAatgtaaaataattttttttcttgataagcGTGCTATTAGGGAAATAGTTGAACCAGTTCTTTGCTACAATTCTGGTTTGCATTTGTTTTCTGATAAGCTCAAGTCACGATGGAAAGACCCTTTTATTGTTAAAAATGAATTTCGTGATGGTACTGTTGACATTCAAAATCCTAATGACAGCAACATCTTCAAGGTTTTGTGCAGCTTTTGA
- the LOC113343807 gene encoding uncharacterized protein LOC113343807 isoform X2 has translation MQYSRSDHFNRLRNYHRLANRVLVNHPSHPMAGEAERLAAEAEAARIAAEAAANADAPRTLGDYLQPERTSTPSCIVLPANAGNVSIKYGQMQALPKFHGLDSESPYIHLKEFDEVCTTMPFVAATQDVVKLKLFPFSLKEKAKTWLHSLRPNTIRTWNEMTREFMKKFFPIHKTITLRKNIMNFSQNEHESSGMRQFVEMMCNGQFLNKSPDDAWSYFDSLAENAQNWDTSGTADRNKSKPLASSRPGMYVLSEEDDLNAKIASLHRKVDAIQKPNVVKVADSVEHACGICESLEHYTKDCPTIPAFQEVLHDQANAMNTYKRPFSSPYSETYNPNWRNHPNFSWRNGPTMNDVNVPQGSSSSNPYVPPYKNNLEDTLQTFMQGQTQINQNVMKTLDELKTSIVRIESRLNVREKGTLPAQTQPNPKGTFEVKNSNLEQANVVTTLRSGKVIETPMKVNEPEKSLELKSSNDHSDTQNEHSEIDRKMHAPFPHRLLSTKQLADNKDILDVFQQVKINIPLLSVIKQVPAYAEFLKDLCTVKRKHNVQKKAFLTEQMSGWRHKIQRFRETTLF, from the exons ATGCAATATTCTAGGTCTGATCATTTTAATCGACTGCGTAACTATCACCGTTTAGCTAATAGGGTATTAGTGAATCACCCTAGTCATCCAATGGCAGGTGAAGCTGAGAGATTAGCGGCTGAGGCTGAAGCTGCTAGAATAGCTGCTGAGGCCGCAGCCAATGCTGATGCACCTAGAACCCTTGGGGATTATTTGCAGCCGGAAAGGACTTCTACACCTTCTTGTATAGTTCTTCCGGCTAATGCTGGCAATGTGTCGATTAAGTATGGGCAGATGCAAGCACTGCCTAAGTTTCATGGATTGGACTCCGAGAGTCCATACATACATTTGAAAGAATTTGATGAGGTCTGTACTACTATGCCTTTTGTTGCTGCAACTCAAGATGTTGTAAAACTGAAATTGTTTCCATTTTCTCTCAAGGAGAAAGCTAAGACTTGGCTGCATTCTTTGCGACCAAATACCATTAGGACATGGAATGAAATGACTAGAGAGTTTATGAAAAAGTTTTTTCCTATTCATAAAACCATCACTCTTCGCAAAAAtattatgaatttttctcaaaatgAACATGAGTCTTCTGGTATGCGTCAGTTTGTTGAAATGATGTGTAATGGGCAATTTCTGAATAAGTCACCTGATGATGCTTGGAGTTATTTCGATTCGCTAGCTGAAAATGCCCAAAATTGGGACACTTCAGGCACAGCGGATAGAAATAAGTCCAAACCCTTGGCTAGCTCTAGGCCTGGAATGTATGTGCTGAGTGAGGAAGATGATTTGAATGCTAAAATTGCTAGCTTGCATAGGAAAGTTGATGCTATTCAGAAACCAAATGTAGTTAAGGTAGCTGACTCGGTAGAACATGCTTGTGGTATTTGCGAAAGTCTGGAACACTACACTAAGGATTGTCCTACGATCCCAGCATTTCAAGAAGTGTTACATGACCAAGCAAATGCCATGAATACATACAAAAGACCTTTTAGCTCACCTTATTCAGAAACATATAATCCTAATTGGCGAAATCACCCTAATTTCAGTTGGAGAAATGGTCCTACTATGAATGATGTTAATGTTCCCCAGGGGTCTTCATCTAGTAACCCTTATGTGCCACCTTATAAGAATAATCTTGAGGATACTTTACAAACTTTTATGCAGGGACAGACACAGATAAATCAGAATGTTATGAAGACTTTAGATGAGCTGAAAACTAGCATAGTTAGAATTGAATCACGTCTTAATGTTAGGGAGAAAGGGACATTGCCTGCCCAAACTCAACCTAACCCCAAAGGCACATTTGAAGTTAAAAATTCTAACTTGGAGCAAGCTAATGTTGTCACCACTCTTAGAAGTGGTAAGGTGATTGAGACTCCGATGAAGGTGAACGAACCTGAGAAGTCTCTGGAGCTTAAGAGTAGTAATGACCACAGTGATACTCAAAATGAACATTCTGAAATTGATAGAAAGATGCATGCTCCATTTCCTCATCGTTTATTGTCTACTAAACAGTTGGCTGATAATAAGGATATCCTTGATGTTTTTCAGCAGGTGAAGATCAACATACCTCTCTTGAGCGTGATTAAGCAAGTTCCAGCTTACGCCGAGTTCTTGAAGGATCTCTGCACGGTCAAGAGGAAGCACAATGTGCAGAAGAAGGCATTTCTCACGGAACAG atgtctggctgGAGACATAAAATTCAGCGCTTTAGGGAGACAACCCTCTTCTGA